The following is a genomic window from Candidatus Kryptoniota bacterium.
GTCCCTGCGGCGGTGAGCGACAACTACGGGCATCAGCTTGGAACCGCGTACTCTGAAAGCTTTATGGCAACACCCTTCCAGGTGTTCTCATTTTATCCTTCCGACGGTAGTACCGGGATCGGCACGACGTACACGGTCGGTGTCAACATGACCGGTGCAATAGACACGACGACACTCCGGCCAGCATTTTCAATCAGCCCCAATGTCGCCGGATCGTTACAGTACTTCGGTCAGTCACCTTCGAGTTTCAGTTTCATCCCGTCCGTAGCATTTGGTTTCAACACGAAATATACCGTGTCGCTTTCCACCGCACTCAAGTCGACAAACGGCACGCACATGATTGCCCCTTTCAGTTCCACTTTTACGACAATGCCGTTCGAGGTGACGTCCTCCTATCCGTCAGACGGCTCTACAGGAATTCTTTCCGCCCAGTCTGTCCAAGTCGCCTTCAGTGGTCCGATAGATACCAACAGCATACTGCACGCATTCAGCATCAGCCCGAGTCTTGCAGGTTCTTTCAGCGTTAACGGAAATAACAACGGGTTCACATTTACCCCAACGAGCGCTTTAGCGATGGGGACGACGTACACCGTTACGGTCTCCACAGTCATGAAGGCGCAAGATGGTACGAGTCTTCCGTCTGCCTACACCTTTTCTTTCTCCACGACGCCTTTCCAAGTATCATACACCAATCCCCAGGACGGCGCGACAAACTGGCCGCAGTACCAGGGCATCTCCGTAGATTTCAACGGGAACATCGACACCTCGAGTGCGGAGATGGCATTCAGCATAAGTCCGCCCGTCACAGGTGCAATTAGTTTCAACTACTATTACCCGACGGCCGCTTTCAATTTTACACCGTCGTCTCAATTTGTACTCGGTACCACGTACAAGGTGACAATCTCGACCGCGATGAAATCGCAGGGAGGGAGCAATCTTCCCGCGCCGTACAGTTTCTCATTCGCGACAATACCGTTCACCGTGACAAGCATTTATCCTTCAAACGGAAGTTACGGATCAGGGAGGAGCACAAATGTTGAGGTCGACTGCAACGCGCCCATCGACACATCCACAATTCGAACGGCGTTCAGTCTAAGTCCGAGTGTCAGCGGTAGGTTCACCTATTATAACGGTGGAACCATCAGCTCCTTTACCTTTTTTCCGGCAACATCACTTGCAGCCAACACGCAGTACACTGTGACAGTTTCGACGGCGTTGAAGTCGTCTGATGGAACTCCCTTGTCGAAGAGCTATTCTTCCACTTTCACGACAGGACAATACTGAGAGAGAGGATAACATCTCTCCTCCGTGTCTCTCGTGCCTGCACGCCGGAGTGCTTGCTGGGACAGTTTCGGCACGCAGGCGTGCCTCCCGTGGTTGAGTTAAAACACAGAGACACAGAGGCACAGAGAATAGTTTCTTTCCTCTATGTCTCTCGTGCCTGCACGCCGGAGTGTTTGCTGGGACAGTTTCGGCACGCAGGCGTGCCTCTCGTGGTTGAATTTAAACACAGAGACACGGAGGCACAGAGACAAATTTGTCTCATGATGTGGGAACTTCGATGGTTAGCGCTGAACCGGAACATCCAACTGCGGATACGTGTTACGGAAAATACGAGGATAGAATTCATTTCGCCACGGAGCGAACTGAAGCCGTACGTTCAATCGATTTTAGGTTGAGTCACCGCCCGGGTGAGAACATCCTATCTTCCAAAACTGTCATAGATGAGCTCAGATGCGCGGGCAATAAAAACCTCAGCTGAGTTATCGGTAATCCAGCGCTGGTCTTCGTTGTTTGTTGTGAAGACGGACAGCACATAATCTGCGCGCGGCGTGAAGATGATCGCACAATCGTTCCTCGTATTGTCCAACGCCCCCGTTTTGTGCGCGATCCCTATCGTGTCCTTGTAAGTCGGAAGGAACCGCGGGATGCTTGTGTTATAAAACTGGTACTTCATTAAGTCGACCATCTCTTTCGAGCTCTTCTTGTTCACAATCTTGCCTTCGTACAGCATCTTCAGGAAGTCAGCGGTCTCACGCGGTGTAGTCACCCCGATGCCGTACACCTTTCGCTCGGCTGAATCGCTGTACACGTGCTTATCGAAGATCTTCGCAAGTTCTCTCGTATTTGAAAGGCCGAGCGACTGGATATACCGGGACACTTCCTCGACACCTCCAGCTTTGTCCGTGAGGAAATTGGCGGCGGCGTTGTCGCTCATGTCAATCATGAGCGATGCAAGATCACCGAGGGTCACCTTCAACCCGTCGTGCATGAAGAGGAGTATGCCGCTTCCGGCCACTTTGTCCGAGTCACGCAGCGTGACTTCATCTTTCATCGAAGACTTTCCGTCGGCGATATCCTGGTACAGTTTCGCGAGGACGTAAATCTTGATTACACTTGCCGTGGGAAATTTTGTGTCGGCGTTGTACGAAACTGTGTCGCCATTCTTGAGATTTATCGCAAATAAACCAACTTCTCCCTTGAAGCCGGTTGCGAGCGAATCGATCGAATGCCGGAGAGTCTGCGCGCCCGCACTCCCGATCAGTAAACTCAATGTTGTCAAGAAAATGAAATTCGATTTCATCATCCTTCCTCCGGTTAATGAAATAAGTTCGTCCATTTGCCTCTAATTTCCATGTTGTTATTACCTTCCGGCTGTATCCCAAAATTTGCCGCTCAGGTTCTAACCAAATGGGGACCAGCTCATTTTAGCCGTCGCGGAGTCACTAAGCCGAAACATGTTGACGCTCCGACGCTCGCCCTCCTGCAAGAAAACTATCTCTGTCATCTTGTAGACAACTGAGGAGGAATTTTGCCAAATTAGATTGTTGCGGTCGAGTAATGGTGATGATCTGCAACCGAATCAATTATACTTGTTGAATGGAGGAAAATTCGAATGAGGTCTGACAAACTCCTGATAGGGACACTCATCGTATCCGGAATCGTGTTGAATAGTGGCTGCACCCCTTCTGCTCTCACGTCACGCAATTATGCGGCTGCCCTGCGCGGAGTCCGGTACGAGCTGGATTCCGGCTGGGTCTGCGAAAATGTCCGTGATGTACATTCGACCGGGGAAACGCTGTCGAGTCCATCGTCGACCATGTCCGGTTGGATGCGGGCTACCGTCCCCGGAACCGTCCTGACCACATTGTTGAACGACAGTCTAGTCCCGGATCCATTTTATGGAATGAACAACAAGAAAATTCCCGATATATATGATACAGGAGCGGCACACTACACCTACTGGTTCGTGAAGGACTTTCACGAGGTCTACCCGACCGGTGATGAGGAGGTCTGGCTAAAATTTCGCGGAGTCAACTACGGCTTTGATGCCTATTTGAACGGGCACAAATTGAACAGAGAGACGGAGTTCGGAATGTTTCTTACGCGGACTTTTAACATCACCCGGTTCCTCGAGAAAGATTCGATTAACCGGCTTGCGGTTCTCGTTTATCCTCCGGATCCGGTCGGCAATCCGAACGGCGGTCAAGGCGGCGACGGCACAATCGCGAAAAGCCTGTCGAACCAGTATGTCACGGGATGGGATTGGATCCAACCGGTGCACGACAGGAACACAGGCATCTGGGATAAGGTGACGATTGAAAAGACCGGACCGATCCGCCTCAAAAATATTCATGTCGTGACTCATGTCCCGGGAATTAGATTTCCGGATAGGCCTCAGGCACCCGCAATCATTGAGGCAAGTGCCGAGATTCAGAATCCGACAAAAGAAAAAGTCGAGGGCTCACTGCAATATGTCCTCCAGGGAGCACTGGTAAAAAAAGATGTGGAAGTCCCGCCTGACACAACGATCGAAATCCGTCTTCCCGATTACACACTGGTGAATCCAAAATTGTGGTGGCCGAACGGTTATGGCGAGCAGCAACTCTACGCTTTGGAATTTCAATTCGTGAGAAACGGCGAATTGTCGGACAAGAAGATTGTGACAACGGGAGTTCGAGAGATTCAGACCACATGGAACGATCACACAAGAAGCAGGGAGGTTCTTGTCAACGGACAGAAAATATTCATAAAAGGAGGAGATTGGATAACATCTGACGCGATGCTGCGACTCTCCGCCGCGCGGTACGATGCGGAAATCCGTTTTCACCGCGACATGAACCTGAACTTGATTCGCATTTGGGGAGGCGGGATCACCGAAAGACCGGAGTTCTACGATGCTTGCGACAGGTACGGCATCCTCGTGTTCCAGGATTTCTGGATGTCGGGCGACTGCAATGGTAAATGGATAGACGCGACAAAAAAGGACGATCAGTGGGCCAGACGCAGATACCCCGATGATCATAATCTTTTTCTCGAATCAATTGCGGACCAGGTAAAAATGATTCGCAATCATCCCTCGCTCGCGTTTTACTGCGGCGGGAACGAAATCAGTCCGCCGGAAGACATACTCACAGTTATGCAGGACTCGCTCCTCCCCGTCATTGACAGCACACGGTATTTCTTTTCTTACTCAAACGTCGACAGCATGTCGTACAACTCAATCGGCGAAACAGGTGACGGACCATATCGGATCGAGCCCACAGATTTCTTCTGGGAGACTAAATTTTTCCCGTTCAATTCCGAGATCGGGTCGGTTGGAATGGGAGATATTGAATCTCTCCAGCGATTCATCCCGAATGAGGATATGACGATACCCGGACCTGATTATCTCACACTCGATTCGGTTTGGAGATACCACAAGTACGCCGGCTACGGGAAGTTCATTGGCGCGTATGGAAATCCGATAAGCGTGCAGGATTTTGCGGACAAAGCGCAGCTCGTGAACTACGACGAGTACAGGGCGCTGATGGAAGGACACATCTCGCATATGTGGGATTGGTACACAGGTCTCATTATTTGGAAAACTCAGAACCCGTGGACGGCTTTGCGCGGCCAGATGTACGATTGCTACCTCGATCCAAACGCGGGACTTTACGGTTTGCACCACGCCTGCGAGCCGCTTCACGCCATGTACGATCCATCGGCCGGAATACTAATGGTTGCCAATCACACTTTCAGTCAGTATCACGATCTGATGCTTCAGGCGAGGACGTTCGACATATCGGGAAAGGATTCCCTGATCTCTCAACTCTTTGTGGAGCTCAGCCCGACATCCGTTCAGAAATTTTCGTGGATAAATAGAGACATCGATCCCTTGTTCATGGCACACGGAGGGTTCCTATCGGTTCGTCTCATTGATACCTCTCATAAGGTTCTCACAGATAACTTCTACTGGTTCCCGGATTCGTCAGGAAATTATTCCGGACTGGGTGCAATGCCGAAAGCCGCGATGAAAGTAGAGGTGACCCGGGTAAATCCCGGTAGGATAGAAGTCATGCTTGTGAATCCTTCGGGCGGACCTGTCGCCTTTTTCAACCGCATTTCTCTTGTAAATTCCGCCACAAAAAGCAGAATACTTCCGGTCTTTTACAGCGATAATTATGTGTCAGTATTGCCCGGCGAGGAAAAGGAGGTAACGATCGATTATGCGCCGTCTGAGCGGAGCGGTCAGGTGATGGTGGCTATCAAAGGGTGGAACGTCGACGAGAAATTCCTGCCGGTAAAATGATATTCGAGGCAAGATGCTCCGACAGAGAGAGTGGCGCGGGAAGAGTTGCTGAGAGTTGATTACTTCTTAAATCGAAAAGGAGTTGTACTCCGGGCTGTGAGTCTTGTGAGTGCCGAGTGCTAGGTTGAACTCCCTCTTTGATTCTCCCCCTAAGAGGGGGAGATGAATAAGACTATGTTAACAGAAACGAGGTTTCGTTGATGGAGGGTGTTCGTTGTTCGACAGTTGTACTGTCGAACTTAAATCGAAAAGGAGTTGTACTCTGGGCTGTGAGTCTTGTGAATGTAGAGCGCCTAGTTTAACTCCCTCTTTAATTCTCCCCCTAAGAGGGGGAGATGAATAAGATCCGGTTGACAGAAACGAGGTTTCGTTGATGGAGGGTTTTCGTTGTTCGACAGTTGTACTGTCGAACTTAAATCGAAAAGGAGTTGTACTCCGGGCTGTGAGTCTTGTGAGTGCCGAGTGCTAGGTTGAACTCCCTCTTTAATTCTCCCCCTAAGAGGGGGAGAATAAGGAAACTAAACCAGAAGACGTCCGCTGTTCGACAGTTGCACTGTCGAACTTACCTCCGATGGGAGTTACACTCCGGCCCGTGACCCATTACAGACCAGCTAGAGTATCAGGTAAAAGAGTCTAGTGCGTTGTTTGCTGCCTCTTACTGCAGCACTACTCGCTCCACACCGCCATGTAATTCCGTCCGCTTATGGTTCCACAAAATGTATCCATCAACCCCTTCGGGGAGCTCGATAGAACCAGTTAATCCCGATTTACCTGTCCTTTCCAGATGGACTTTTATTTCACCCTTAGGATGCGGCATTGAAGCGCTGACATTTTGCAGAGAACCGAGATGCGGAACGATGGCTACTTTCCCGAAACGGGGCTCGGCAGGTTGAATCCCACAAATCGTCGAGAGAAAATCGTAAGCCGGGCTCGCCGACCACGCGTGACAATCCGATCGTGTCGGCTCCGGGGTTTCGGAAAACGTTGTGAGACCTATCTTCAACATGTCACGCCACGGAGTGAGATGATCATAATATTCATCTCC
Proteins encoded in this region:
- a CDS encoding serine hydrolase, translated to MKSNFIFLTTLSLLIGSAGAQTLRHSIDSLATGFKGEVGLFAINLKNGDTVSYNADTKFPTASVIKIYVLAKLYQDIADGKSSMKDEVTLRDSDKVAGSGILLFMHDGLKVTLGDLASLMIDMSDNAAANFLTDKAGGVEEVSRYIQSLGLSNTRELAKIFDKHVYSDSAERKVYGIGVTTPRETADFLKMLYEGKIVNKKSSKEMVDLMKYQFYNTSIPRFLPTYKDTIGIAHKTGALDNTRNDCAIIFTPRADYVLSVFTTNNEDQRWITDNSAEVFIARASELIYDSFGR
- a CDS encoding Ig-like domain-containing protein, which codes for MGIIFISKLNPISRWLPLIAVTILVSGCTKNNNPAGDTGSLSDPSVKPAVIFTLPANGGTGPFNVFNPGDGTARPSFVVQFNKLMNTYAIKTGAITCKGFDRAVAVVPHSAQNVIYPPYSNRNSKSEKKLVPTALQVPDKPASFDDVVELDVVDSVNYAIGNGYHYQLPYVVGRTYTVTLDTSLQDINGNHLQSPYTFSFTPEPKFRVITGYPSNGDKNVSITDANGIELIFNSPIEASTLAQISITPALQGKWFVYSSDSTRAYFSSPDTLEYNTLYTVNVPAAVSDNYGHQLGTAYSESFMATPFQVFSFYPSDGSTGIGTTYTVGVNMTGAIDTTTLRPAFSISPNVAGSLQYFGQSPSSFSFIPSVAFGFNTKYTVSLSTALKSTNGTHMIAPFSSTFTTMPFEVTSSYPSDGSTGILSAQSVQVAFSGPIDTNSILHAFSISPSLAGSFSVNGNNNGFTFTPTSALAMGTTYTVTVSTVMKAQDGTSLPSAYTFSFSTTPFQVSYTNPQDGATNWPQYQGISVDFNGNIDTSSAEMAFSISPPVTGAISFNYYYPTAAFNFTPSSQFVLGTTYKVTISTAMKSQGGSNLPAPYSFSFATIPFTVTSIYPSNGSYGSGRSTNVEVDCNAPIDTSTIRTAFSLSPSVSGRFTYYNGGTISSFTFFPATSLAANTQYTVTVSTALKSSDGTPLSKSYSSTFTTGQY
- a CDS encoding glycoside hydrolase family 2 TIM barrel-domain containing protein; translation: MRSDKLLIGTLIVSGIVLNSGCTPSALTSRNYAAALRGVRYELDSGWVCENVRDVHSTGETLSSPSSTMSGWMRATVPGTVLTTLLNDSLVPDPFYGMNNKKIPDIYDTGAAHYTYWFVKDFHEVYPTGDEEVWLKFRGVNYGFDAYLNGHKLNRETEFGMFLTRTFNITRFLEKDSINRLAVLVYPPDPVGNPNGGQGGDGTIAKSLSNQYVTGWDWIQPVHDRNTGIWDKVTIEKTGPIRLKNIHVVTHVPGIRFPDRPQAPAIIEASAEIQNPTKEKVEGSLQYVLQGALVKKDVEVPPDTTIEIRLPDYTLVNPKLWWPNGYGEQQLYALEFQFVRNGELSDKKIVTTGVREIQTTWNDHTRSREVLVNGQKIFIKGGDWITSDAMLRLSAARYDAEIRFHRDMNLNLIRIWGGGITERPEFYDACDRYGILVFQDFWMSGDCNGKWIDATKKDDQWARRRYPDDHNLFLESIADQVKMIRNHPSLAFYCGGNEISPPEDILTVMQDSLLPVIDSTRYFFSYSNVDSMSYNSIGETGDGPYRIEPTDFFWETKFFPFNSEIGSVGMGDIESLQRFIPNEDMTIPGPDYLTLDSVWRYHKYAGYGKFIGAYGNPISVQDFADKAQLVNYDEYRALMEGHISHMWDWYTGLIIWKTQNPWTALRGQMYDCYLDPNAGLYGLHHACEPLHAMYDPSAGILMVANHTFSQYHDLMLQARTFDISGKDSLISQLFVELSPTSVQKFSWINRDIDPLFMAHGGFLSVRLIDTSHKVLTDNFYWFPDSSGNYSGLGAMPKAAMKVEVTRVNPGRIEVMLVNPSGGPVAFFNRISLVNSATKSRILPVFYSDNYVSVLPGEEKEVTIDYAPSERSGQVMVAIKGWNVDEKFLPVK